In a single window of the Flavobacterium sp. W4I14 genome:
- a CDS encoding cysteine synthase B (product_source=KO:K12339; cath_funfam=3.40.50.1100; cog=COG0031; ko=KO:K12339; pfam=PF00291; superfamily=53686; tigrfam=TIGR01138) — MAGIIDLIGNTPMAELQKLNINPAVRIFAKLEGNNPGGSVKDRASLNMIRSAIERGDIAPGTKLVEATSGNTGIALAMIASLYNLEIELVMPANSTRERKVTMEAFGAKVTLLESIEECRDYAEEKGVSKGYFLLNQFANPDNYLAHYKTTGPEIWKDTDGQITHFVSSMGTTGTIMGCSRFFKEKDNNIQIVGCQPTEGSSIPGIRRWPEEYLPKIFDPLRVDRVMDIAQEEATLMSRRMAKEEGLFAGMSSGGACAAALKLAGELDKGTIVFIACDRGDRYLSSDLFG; from the coding sequence ATGGCAGGAATAATCGATCTGATCGGAAATACGCCAATGGCTGAACTTCAAAAGCTGAATATTAACCCAGCTGTACGGATATTTGCCAAATTAGAGGGAAACAATCCAGGCGGTAGTGTTAAAGACAGAGCCTCGCTCAATATGATCAGAAGTGCGATAGAACGTGGGGATATAGCTCCTGGAACTAAACTGGTAGAGGCCACAAGTGGTAATACCGGAATTGCACTGGCTATGATTGCAAGTTTGTATAACTTAGAAATTGAACTGGTTATGCCAGCTAATTCTACGCGCGAGCGTAAGGTAACTATGGAGGCATTTGGCGCAAAAGTAACCCTGTTAGAAAGTATAGAAGAATGCAGGGATTATGCAGAAGAAAAAGGCGTTTCAAAGGGATATTTTTTATTAAATCAATTTGCAAATCCTGATAATTATCTGGCTCATTATAAAACAACCGGACCAGAAATATGGAAAGATACAGACGGGCAGATTACGCATTTTGTAAGTTCTATGGGAACAACGGGGACCATTATGGGCTGCTCCCGATTTTTTAAGGAAAAAGATAATAATATTCAGATTGTGGGCTGTCAACCTACTGAGGGCTCTTCTATTCCAGGTATCAGGCGTTGGCCTGAAGAATATCTGCCAAAAATATTCGATCCGCTGCGGGTAGATCGGGTAATGGATATTGCGCAGGAAGAAGCAACCTTAATGTCGAGAAGAATGGCTAAAGAAGAAGGTTTGTTTGCAGGCATGAGCTCTGGCGGTGCCTGCGCAGCTGCTTTGAAGCTTGCCGGTGAACTAGATAAAGGAACCATTGTTTTTATTGCCTGCGATCGGGGAGACCGCTACCTGAGCAGCGATCTTTTTGGTTGA
- a CDS encoding two-component system alkaline phosphatase synthesis response regulator PhoP (product_source=KO:K07658; cath_funfam=3.40.50.2300; cog=COG0745; ko=KO:K07658; pfam=PF00072; smart=SM00448; superfamily=52172), whose protein sequence is MFSLSQPKILIIEDHPATLDAIRMVFEFEGYITMDLSNAIDLHTKVAAFQPDIILIDILLGMTDGRAICTELKLSAYGSIPILLMSSRNGIHNSTYYKIHWDDYIEKPFEMEAITQRVRMLLSKKAQQD, encoded by the coding sequence ATGTTCTCTTTATCCCAACCAAAAATATTAATTATTGAAGATCATCCTGCAACACTTGATGCCATTAGGATGGTCTTCGAATTTGAAGGATACATTACGATGGATCTTTCCAATGCGATTGATTTACACACCAAGGTTGCTGCCTTCCAACCTGATATTATTTTGATCGATATTTTGTTGGGCATGACCGACGGACGGGCCATATGCACAGAATTAAAGTTATCAGCATATGGTTCCATTCCTATCCTACTCATGTCATCGCGAAATGGCATCCATAATAGCACTTATTATAAAATCCATTGGGATGATTACATAGAAAAACCCTTTGAGATGGAAGCCATCACTCAAAGGGTTCGCATGCTTTTATCAAAAAAAGCCCAACAAGATTAA
- a CDS encoding C-terminal processing protease CtpA/Prc (product_source=COG0793; cath_funfam=3.90.226.10; cog=COG0793; pfam=PF03572; superfamily=52096), with amino-acid sequence MRFLFTLSLLISFLTGFTQTQQQIRNLTAFSKLYGYVQYFHPSDEASKIEWQSFGIYGSQKMLRVKDDKELIVTLNELFLPIAPTVKISSKESLKFDVTDVTPPSLAGYSPIYWQHIGLKLPYFDNIYNSIRVNRFNPISKERIKHNAFALIAPININAYKGKKFLLSISVQSDIDDLVLKPYLDKLNFVKESVKLNNEKQYVFSGVFDTRLDSFTLAVQTNLSSPGALKISKITLKVLDKEAEVNIPTEEKVVALTELDNEIDTRIIRFFKQLGDEKLFNKELKIGEFISSNLVPGIKCIVPIVLYGNRKHTYPVVNKDDVEKIISSSYESWPKDKNGEFEIVGSNLSIRLADLIILYNALEHSYPYWNDAALNADQIWNEAIPRIFSDKTDQDFLKTLKWIAHSLNDGHTFVDLYGDSNKDAVLPLLFDLAEGKIVIKKILDAELKQSVKAGDELVKINGKSPFNILQSNDSLYSGSIQWRQAKGILGLTRGKKDETCHLDLKRGNQNLSVDIARTCPYTEYMPGSDRNSRPKSEWISKDIFYVNLNQTTTSAHLEEITKAKSVIVDMRGYLNEDTETFLSHLTNKKLVANSGMFTPRILYPNYKKISYATGSYQIEPAFPLVKAKIFLLSDATAQSATESFLSAYKQFKVATIVGQPTSGTNGNINLISMPGGYRFFYTGMLIKNPDGSKHHLKGVIPDKLVRNTILGIQQGRDEILEEAIRLAKEK; translated from the coding sequence ATGAGATTTCTATTTACCCTAAGCCTCCTGATCTCTTTCCTAACGGGATTTACACAGACTCAACAGCAGATACGTAACTTAACCGCATTTAGTAAGTTGTATGGATACGTTCAATATTTTCATCCGTCAGATGAAGCATCAAAAATTGAATGGCAAAGTTTTGGTATTTATGGCAGCCAAAAAATGCTTCGAGTTAAAGATGATAAGGAATTAATAGTAACTTTAAATGAATTGTTTCTGCCAATTGCACCAACAGTTAAAATTTCGTCAAAAGAAAGTCTAAAATTTGATGTTACGGATGTAACACCTCCAAGCTTAGCCGGATATTCACCTATTTATTGGCAACATATTGGTTTAAAACTGCCATATTTTGACAATATTTATAATAGCATCCGCGTCAATAGATTTAATCCCATTTCAAAGGAACGAATCAAACATAATGCATTTGCATTGATCGCACCAATAAACATAAATGCCTATAAAGGCAAAAAATTTCTTTTAAGCATTAGTGTTCAATCAGATATTGACGATTTAGTTTTAAAGCCATATTTGGATAAACTCAATTTTGTTAAAGAATCAGTTAAGTTGAATAATGAAAAACAATATGTTTTCAGTGGTGTGTTCGACACGAGATTGGATTCATTTACGCTTGCCGTGCAAACCAATCTCAGCTCCCCAGGAGCACTAAAGATAAGCAAAATCACATTGAAGGTACTCGATAAAGAGGCTGAAGTAAATATTCCAACTGAGGAGAAAGTGGTCGCTTTGACTGAATTGGACAATGAGATCGACACTAGAATCATCCGTTTTTTTAAACAACTGGGTGATGAAAAGTTGTTCAACAAAGAGCTTAAGATAGGTGAATTTATAAGTTCAAACTTAGTGCCTGGAATAAAATGCATTGTTCCAATAGTCTTATATGGCAATAGAAAACATACTTATCCTGTTGTCAACAAAGATGATGTCGAAAAAATCATAAGTTCCTCATATGAATCTTGGCCAAAAGATAAAAATGGAGAGTTCGAAATAGTTGGTTCCAATTTATCAATCAGATTAGCTGATCTTATCATTTTATACAATGCGTTAGAACATTCCTATCCATATTGGAATGACGCTGCGTTAAACGCGGATCAAATTTGGAATGAAGCAATTCCTCGCATTTTCTCCGATAAAACAGATCAAGATTTTCTAAAAACCTTAAAATGGATTGCACATTCGCTCAACGATGGTCACACCTTCGTAGATCTGTACGGCGATTCCAATAAGGACGCTGTTTTGCCACTACTTTTTGATCTTGCAGAGGGAAAAATAGTTATAAAAAAAATCCTTGATGCTGAATTAAAGCAAAGCGTTAAAGCTGGTGACGAACTAGTAAAGATCAACGGTAAGAGCCCCTTTAATATTCTACAATCAAATGATTCGCTTTATTCCGGTTCTATCCAGTGGAGACAGGCAAAAGGCATTTTGGGTCTTACCAGGGGCAAAAAGGATGAGACATGTCATTTAGATCTGAAAAGAGGAAATCAGAATCTTTCGGTTGATATTGCCCGCACATGCCCCTATACGGAGTATATGCCTGGTTCTGATCGAAATAGTAGACCTAAAAGTGAATGGATATCGAAAGATATCTTCTATGTTAATCTGAACCAAACGACAACAAGCGCACACCTCGAGGAGATTACAAAGGCTAAGTCGGTAATTGTTGATATGAGAGGATATCTAAATGAAGATACTGAGACATTTTTATCTCATTTGACTAATAAAAAATTAGTAGCAAACAGCGGAATGTTTACCCCTAGAATTTTATATCCCAATTATAAAAAGATCTCATATGCTACAGGATCTTATCAAATCGAACCCGCATTTCCTTTGGTAAAGGCAAAAATATTTTTACTATCGGATGCTACCGCACAAAGTGCAACAGAAAGCTTCTTATCTGCCTATAAACAATTTAAAGTTGCAACCATAGTAGGTCAGCCGACTTCAGGTACCAATGGAAATATTAATCTGATTTCCATGCCCGGTGGCTATCGTTTTTTTTACACAGGTATGCTCATTAAAAATCCTGACGGAAGTAAACATCATTTGAAGGGCGTTATTCCAGATAAATTGGTGAGAAACACAATATTAGGGATACAACAAGGCAGGGACGAGATTCTTGAAGAAGCTATTAGACTTGCTAAGGAGAAATAG
- a CDS encoding hypothetical protein (product_source=Hypo-rule applied; superfamily=81490; transmembrane_helix_parts=Outside_1_3,TMhelix_4_21,Inside_22_27,TMhelix_28_47,Outside_48_56) has protein sequence MKNIFYFFLTALISSIALLITRDSFEPELVYSTVVLIWIFYIWYHIYAASKRNYSE, from the coding sequence ATGAAAAATATTTTTTATTTCTTCCTGACTGCCCTGATCTCCTCCATTGCACTGTTAATTACCAGGGATTCATTTGAGCCCGAATTGGTATATAGCACAGTGGTATTAATATGGATTTTTTACATTTGGTACCATATTTATGCTGCTAGTAAGAGGAACTACAGCGAGTAG
- a CDS encoding putative transposase (product_source=KO:K07497; ko=KO:K07497; superfamily=46689), giving the protein MKPTNTPARIIESIQEFYNGRDPEEIYNALEIDKNCFDSWIRDFGSIANELLELRDENDNLRTMFTNLSLVNQSLRNSLDSLTRTDSKIFELLLKKRGAGNLSFP; this is encoded by the coding sequence ATGAAACCGACTAACACCCCTGCCAGAATTATTGAGAGTATCCAAGAATTTTACAACGGCAGAGATCCTGAAGAAATTTATAATGCATTAGAAATTGATAAAAACTGTTTTGACAGCTGGATTAGAGATTTTGGGAGTATAGCCAATGAACTTTTGGAACTGAGAGATGAAAACGATAACCTGAGAACGATGTTTACCAATTTAAGTCTGGTAAACCAAAGCCTGCGCAATTCTCTTGATAGCCTCACCAGAACAGACTCGAAAATATTTGAATTACTGCTTAAAAAGCGAGGCGCTGGTAATCTTAGCTTTCCTTAA
- a CDS encoding hypothetical protein (product_source=Hypo-rule applied; pfam=PF07940; superfamily=48230,49265): MLKRDAKFKQIHQAIISEADHVLNKPVLERVMIGKRLLDVSREALKRIYYLSYAFRLNHDKKYVARAEKEMLAVSGFKDWNPSHFLDVGEMTMALSIGYDWLYQDLTQSTRSIVALAILEKGIQPSTNNKYNNWLNVTNNWNQVCNTGISFGAIATFEEHPALSAKLINRAIKSVILPMQQYAPDGAYPEGYGYWEYGTSFNVMFISALEGVFHQDFNLSTQPGFLKTADYLVNMTAPSGKPFNYSDSRAVAEFNPALFWFASKLNDPGLLWVTKKQLVEQMPLQNRLLPSAMLWGAKLSLNNIQPNTTQFWIGNGPNPVVLMRSSSKDPMATFVGFKGGSPGVSHGHMDVGSFIMESQGVRWAMDFGMQDYESLESKGIDLWGSKQNAARWKIFRYNNLAHNTLSIDSTFQLVKGNAAFISSADNSLFMNAVADLSSLYADKLKKSIRGVALINKKTALIRDEITVGNTDVTLRWSMVTPATVHIIDNHTIELSYKNKKCYLFVDAQSEVKMKTWSTDPGTDYDAKNPGTSIVGFEVRLKADSEEAISVFLDAGNPPQKNFSAKPIASWPKK, translated from the coding sequence ATGTTAAAGCGCGATGCAAAGTTTAAACAAATCCACCAAGCCATAATATCAGAAGCAGATCATGTTCTAAATAAACCCGTATTAGAGCGGGTGATGATCGGCAAACGTTTGCTTGATGTATCAAGAGAAGCACTTAAAAGGATTTATTACCTCTCTTATGCTTTTAGGCTTAACCATGATAAAAAGTATGTAGCCAGAGCAGAAAAAGAAATGCTTGCAGTTTCTGGTTTTAAAGATTGGAACCCAAGTCATTTTCTTGATGTGGGTGAAATGACAATGGCTTTATCAATAGGTTACGATTGGTTATATCAGGATTTAACGCAATCAACCAGAAGTATAGTTGCCCTTGCCATTCTCGAAAAGGGAATACAGCCTTCAACAAACAATAAGTACAATAACTGGTTAAATGTTACCAATAACTGGAATCAGGTTTGTAATACGGGCATCTCGTTTGGTGCAATAGCTACTTTCGAAGAACATCCGGCCTTATCGGCCAAACTGATTAACCGGGCAATAAAAAGTGTAATCCTACCCATGCAACAATATGCTCCCGATGGTGCTTATCCGGAAGGTTATGGGTATTGGGAATACGGCACTTCTTTTAATGTAATGTTTATCAGTGCTTTGGAAGGCGTTTTTCATCAGGATTTTAATTTAAGCACTCAGCCAGGTTTCCTTAAAACAGCTGATTATCTGGTTAATATGACAGCTCCTTCGGGCAAACCTTTTAATTATTCTGATAGCAGGGCAGTGGCAGAATTTAATCCCGCACTTTTTTGGTTTGCATCAAAACTGAACGATCCTGGTTTACTTTGGGTAACTAAAAAACAGCTTGTTGAACAAATGCCATTACAGAATAGGTTATTGCCATCGGCAATGTTGTGGGGTGCAAAACTATCGCTTAATAACATTCAGCCTAACACTACACAATTTTGGATCGGAAATGGCCCTAATCCGGTTGTTTTGATGCGAAGTTCATCAAAAGATCCAATGGCTACTTTTGTGGGCTTTAAAGGTGGCTCACCAGGTGTTAGCCATGGTCATATGGATGTAGGCTCTTTCATCATGGAATCGCAAGGGGTGCGTTGGGCAATGGATTTTGGGATGCAGGATTACGAATCACTCGAATCGAAGGGTATTGATCTTTGGGGCAGTAAACAAAATGCAGCGCGCTGGAAAATATTCCGCTATAATAATCTCGCACACAATACCCTTTCCATTGATAGTACTTTTCAGCTTGTTAAGGGCAATGCTGCTTTCATTAGTAGCGCTGATAATAGCCTGTTTATGAATGCTGTTGCCGATCTGAGTAGCTTATATGCTGATAAACTAAAAAAATCAATTAGAGGGGTGGCCTTGATCAATAAAAAAACAGCACTGATCCGTGATGAAATAACCGTAGGAAACACTGATGTAACCCTTCGGTGGTCGATGGTTACACCTGCTACAGTACACATTATTGATAACCATACCATCGAATTAAGTTATAAAAACAAAAAATGTTATCTCTTCGTAGATGCCCAAAGCGAAGTTAAAATGAAAACCTGGTCAACAGATCCGGGAACTGATTATGATGCTAAAAATCCGGGGACTTCTATTGTAGGATTCGAAGTAAGGCTCAAAGCTGATAGTGAAGAGGCCATATCAGTTTTTCTAGATGCCGGAAATCCACCACAAAAGAACTTTTCTGCTAAACCGATAGCCAGCTGGCCTAAAAAATAA
- a CDS encoding serine O-acetyltransferase (product_source=KO:K00640; cath_funfam=1.10.3130.10,2.160.10.10; cog=COG1045; ko=KO:K00640; pfam=PF06426; superfamily=51161; tigrfam=TIGR01172), with protein sequence MEDHFFEQIIKNPLEQPNIPPNEVISLWAEKLIQVLFPENSPKVFSTIIDVKEYIAVLELELYDIISASCKLKNSECKNAAGQFFEELPALYRVLNTDIVAIYEGDPAAQSRFEVIRTYPGFYAICFYRIAHMLYNFGIPLVPRILTEYAHSKTGIDIHPAASIGEYFHIDHGTGIVIGETSTIGRYVKLYQGVTLGALSVKKTLAGSKRHPTVEDRVVIYSGATILGGETIIGHDSIIGGNVWLTESIPAFSTAYHSPIITIRNHKETN encoded by the coding sequence ATGGAAGACCATTTTTTTGAACAAATTATTAAGAACCCTCTTGAACAACCAAATATTCCACCCAATGAAGTGATATCCCTTTGGGCAGAAAAGCTAATTCAAGTGCTTTTTCCTGAAAATTCTCCTAAGGTATTTTCAACAATTATAGATGTAAAGGAATATATTGCTGTTTTGGAGCTTGAACTTTATGATATCATATCGGCCAGTTGTAAGCTTAAAAATAGTGAATGTAAAAATGCAGCAGGTCAGTTTTTTGAAGAACTGCCAGCACTTTACCGTGTATTGAACACCGATATAGTAGCCATTTATGAAGGCGATCCGGCTGCACAGAGCAGGTTTGAGGTAATTAGAACCTATCCGGGTTTTTATGCCATCTGTTTCTACAGAATTGCCCATATGCTTTATAATTTTGGTATACCGTTGGTTCCGAGAATTCTTACTGAATATGCCCACTCTAAAACAGGTATCGATATCCATCCTGCAGCCAGTATTGGCGAATACTTCCATATTGATCATGGAACTGGGATTGTTATTGGCGAAACCAGTACAATAGGCCGTTACGTGAAACTTTATCAAGGGGTAACACTTGGCGCTTTGAGTGTTAAAAAAACATTAGCGGGCAGCAAACGCCACCCAACAGTAGAAGATAGGGTAGTAATCTATTCTGGGGCAACCATACTGGGCGGCGAAACCATCATTGGGCACGATAGTATCATCGGGGGAAACGTATGGCTTACTGAGAGTATCCCAGCTTTTTCTACGGCTTACCATTCTCCAATAATTACCATTAGAAACCATAAAGAAACCAATTAA
- a CDS encoding hypothetical protein (product_source=Hypo-rule applied; transmembrane_helix_parts=Inside_1_20,TMhelix_21_43,Outside_44_57,TMhelix_58_80,Inside_81_91), with product MVVELSKYNKISPLEQVFYEIIYLILMKAVFYPIYKVFFLHLICVLLVVVHNYSGLKLIYSLIVTSLNCCFKLMWIFIRITSVKSFYFKME from the coding sequence ATGGTTGTTGAATTGAGTAAATATAATAAAATATCTCCTTTGGAGCAAGTATTTTACGAAATAATTTACCTGATTCTGATGAAAGCGGTTTTTTATCCTATTTATAAGGTGTTTTTTCTTCATTTAATCTGTGTTTTACTTGTTGTTGTGCATAATTATAGCGGTTTGAAGCTTATTTACTCTCTCATAGTAACTAGTTTGAATTGTTGCTTTAAATTAATGTGGATCTTTATCAGGATAACGTCCGTGAAGTCGTTTTACTTTAAAATGGAGTAA
- a CDS encoding putative heme-binding domain-containing protein (product_source=TIGR02603; cath_funfam=1.10.760.10,3.30.980.20; cog=COG4654; pfam=PF00034,PF07995; superfamily=48371,50952; tigrfam=TIGR02603): MIKFSLSLISFTLVFFGLRNFFSEPKIQRVSPPELTITNFAGPDVTPSPACLAVAPTGEVYVGVDMIGSLGKDPGKGHILKLIDKDNDGKMDEHVDFAEVDNPRGIIVQGSQVYVLHTTFSKETKQATGMNLVVFEDKDGDGKADGPEKPLIEHISNAKYIRERGTDHATNGIRMGIDGWIYISVGDFGFHDAVDRSGKKLTMLGGGIMRVRPDGTEMEVYTHGTRNVYDVAIDPYMNVFTRENTNDGGGWNVRFSHHIQSGEYGYPVLFQNFTDEIIPALADLGGGSGTGALFMDEPNWPEQYNHVPMMADWGRSMLYIHRVTADGPTFTQKDEEFIKLPQITDLDVDGSGRLYLSAWDGAGYSGSPNKGYVVRAVPNNWTYKAFPDVKKASIKKLTELLKSNSAVGRLAASQELVLRNNKQAIETSLKVASDQSLALDVRIAGMYTYAQLTKENGIATLVEFIKDKALKEFALKALADRKANIDKVPVEPFLEGLKDPSLRVQAASIIGLNRLGRAEVANVLLQTKVPASFTAPAKGTEGPHATPNSAIILPHLAVRALIDLQAVDALLAAVKTENSTLALWALRYIHTEKAVNGLIENYKQSTDEKLKQQILVTLGRLYKKEIAYDATWWWGTRPDSHGPYFKAVSWEGSPIIEKFLKEEATKAGAKGKQFYVDLNARQRMDIPEFAEEEKVAAAEEPKIDLDKIKNKKGQVGKSSIEDVLLAINKLEGNPLKGKNIFNSQGCIACHSLSKSEKMKGPFMGQIGSIMNREQIAESILKPNASISQGFASVLITAKGDHTYMGFITEETAAKVVVRNIAGEVFTIKAGDILSRKEMETSMMPEGLANSLSYEELASLVSFLSEQKK, translated from the coding sequence ATGATTAAATTTTCTTTAAGCTTAATTTCTTTTACACTAGTTTTTTTTGGATTAAGAAACTTTTTTAGCGAACCAAAGATACAACGCGTATCACCTCCCGAATTAACGATAACCAATTTCGCAGGACCTGACGTTACACCCAGTCCAGCCTGTTTAGCCGTAGCACCAACAGGAGAAGTATATGTTGGTGTTGATATGATCGGCTCTCTAGGTAAAGATCCTGGTAAAGGCCATATCCTTAAATTGATAGATAAGGATAACGATGGTAAAATGGATGAACATGTAGATTTTGCCGAAGTGGATAACCCACGTGGTATCATTGTTCAAGGCAGCCAGGTATATGTATTACATACCACTTTTTCTAAAGAAACAAAACAGGCTACAGGTATGAATTTAGTAGTTTTCGAAGATAAAGATGGCGATGGAAAAGCAGATGGACCCGAAAAACCGCTTATAGAGCATATCAGTAATGCCAAATATATCCGCGAACGTGGTACCGACCATGCTACTAATGGCATTAGAATGGGTATTGATGGATGGATTTATATTTCAGTAGGAGATTTTGGATTCCATGATGCGGTAGACCGCTCAGGTAAAAAACTCACCATGTTAGGCGGCGGAATTATGCGTGTTCGCCCAGATGGAACTGAAATGGAAGTATATACACATGGTACACGTAATGTTTATGATGTAGCTATCGATCCTTACATGAATGTTTTTACCAGAGAAAATACCAATGATGGCGGTGGATGGAATGTTCGTTTCTCGCACCACATACAATCTGGAGAATACGGTTACCCGGTTTTATTTCAGAATTTTACCGACGAAATTATTCCAGCACTTGCAGATTTAGGTGGAGGATCGGGTACCGGGGCATTGTTTATGGATGAACCAAACTGGCCTGAACAATATAACCATGTACCAATGATGGCCGATTGGGGCAGAAGCATGCTTTATATTCACAGAGTAACAGCTGATGGCCCAACTTTTACACAGAAAGACGAAGAATTTATTAAACTCCCTCAAATTACCGATCTGGATGTAGACGGTTCAGGAAGACTTTATCTATCGGCTTGGGATGGCGCGGGTTATTCTGGCAGCCCGAATAAAGGATATGTTGTTCGTGCAGTGCCAAACAACTGGACATACAAAGCTTTCCCTGATGTTAAAAAAGCTTCAATTAAAAAGTTAACTGAACTACTCAAGTCGAATAGTGCAGTAGGTCGTTTAGCTGCTTCGCAGGAATTGGTTTTGCGTAACAATAAACAAGCCATTGAAACGTCTTTAAAAGTGGCTTCCGATCAAAGTTTAGCGCTTGATGTTCGTATAGCTGGTATGTATACCTATGCACAGCTGACCAAAGAAAACGGTATTGCAACTTTAGTCGAATTTATTAAAGATAAGGCACTTAAGGAATTTGCCTTAAAAGCATTAGCTGACCGCAAAGCCAATATAGACAAAGTACCAGTTGAGCCATTTTTAGAAGGTTTAAAGGATCCTTCTCTTCGTGTTCAGGCTGCTTCGATAATTGGTTTGAACCGTTTGGGCAGGGCAGAAGTTGCCAATGTGCTTTTACAAACCAAGGTGCCTGCTTCATTTACAGCACCTGCCAAAGGTACTGAAGGACCTCATGCAACACCAAATTCAGCCATTATTTTACCTCACCTGGCCGTTAGGGCTTTAATTGACCTCCAGGCGGTAGATGCTTTGCTTGCTGCGGTTAAAACCGAAAATTCTACCCTTGCGCTTTGGGCTTTACGTTATATACACACCGAAAAAGCGGTTAACGGACTGATTGAAAACTACAAACAATCGACAGATGAAAAATTAAAACAGCAGATCCTGGTTACCTTGGGCCGTTTGTATAAAAAAGAAATTGCTTACGATGCTACCTGGTGGTGGGGTACGCGTCCCGATTCACACGGACCATACTTTAAGGCCGTTTCATGGGAAGGTTCTCCTATTATCGAGAAATTCCTGAAAGAAGAGGCAACTAAAGCCGGAGCAAAGGGAAAACAATTTTACGTTGATTTAAACGCACGTCAAAGGATGGATATTCCTGAATTTGCCGAAGAAGAAAAAGTAGCGGCAGCCGAAGAACCAAAAATTGATCTGGATAAAATCAAAAACAAAAAAGGCCAGGTAGGTAAATCATCTATCGAAGATGTACTGTTGGCTATCAATAAATTAGAGGGCAATCCGTTAAAAGGGAAGAATATTTTCAATAGTCAGGGTTGTATTGCCTGCCATAGCTTAAGCAAAAGCGAGAAAATGAAAGGCCCTTTCATGGGGCAGATTGGCTCTATTATGAACCGTGAGCAGATTGCAGAATCGATATTAAAGCCTAATGCTTCAATTTCTCAAGGCTTTGCTTCGGTATTGATTACCGCAAAGGGCGACCATACTTATATGGGCTTTATTACTGAAGAAACAGCTGCAAAAGTGGTGGTTCGTAATATCGCGGGAGAGGTTTTTACCATTAAAGCGGGCGATATCCTGTCTAGGAAAGAAATGGAAACTTCCATGATGCCGGAAGGTTTGGCCAATTCATTATCATATGAAGAACTGGCTTCGTTAGTTTCTTTTTTATCTGAACAAAAGAAATAA